A window of the Bos indicus x Bos taurus breed Angus x Brahman F1 hybrid chromosome X, Bos_hybrid_MaternalHap_v2.0, whole genome shotgun sequence genome harbors these coding sequences:
- the APEX2 gene encoding DNA-(apurinic or apyrimidinic site) lyase 2, which produces MLRLVSWNINGIRSPLQGVRCEEPSSCSAMAMGRILDKLDADIVCLQETKVTRDVLTEPLAIIEGYNSYFSFSRNRSGYSGVATFCKDSATPVAAEEGLSGLLSTQNGDVGCYGNMDDFTQEELRALDSEGRALLTQHKICTWEGKEKTLTLINVYCPHADPGKPERLTFKMRFYRLLQIRAEALLAAGSHVIILGDLNTAHRPIDHWDAVNMECFEEDPGRKWMDGLLSNLGCESGSHMGPFIDSYRCFQPKQKGAFTCWSTVSGARHLNYGSRLDYVLGDRTLVIDTFQSSFLLPEVMGSDHCPVGAVLSVSSVPAKQCPPLCTCFLPEFAGTQLKILRFLVHFKQDPVFKQSALQPSNQTQVHMRQNKARVRSTRSRPSKTGSSRGQKNLMSYFQPSSSGPQTSNLDLPSLGTLITPKTSEEDVMANVVEGQTKASEAKDEKEIRTSFWKSLLGGPSPMPLCGGHREPCVMRTVKKPGPNLGRHFYMCARPQGPPTDPSSRCNFFLWSRPS; this is translated from the exons ATGTTGCGCTTGGTGAGCTGGAACATCAATGGGATACGGAGCCCCTTGCAAGGGGTGAGATGCGAGGAGCCCAGCAGCTGCAGCGCCATGGCTATGGGGCGCATTTTGGACAAGCTGGATGCAGACATCGTCTGTCTTCAGGAGACCAAAGTGACCA gggaTGTGCTGACAGAGCCCCTGGCTATCATTGAGGGCTACAACTCCTATTTCAGCTTCAGCCGTAACCGCAGTGGCTATTCTG GTGTAGCCACTTTCTGTAAGGACAGTGCTACCCCAGTGGCTGCTGAAGAAGGCCTGAGTGGCCTGCTTTCCACTCAGAATGGGGATGTGGGTTGCTATGGAAACATGGATGACTTCACCCAAGAGGAACTTCGAGCTCTGGATAGTGAGGGCCGGGCCCTCCTCACACAACACAAAATCTG cacatgggaagggaaggagaagaccTTGACCCTAATCAACGTGTACTGCCCCCATGCGGACCCTGGGAAGCCTGAGCGACTCACCTTTAAGATGCGCTTCTATCGCTTGCTGCAGATCCGAGCAGAAGCTCTCCTGGCAGCTGGCAG cCATGTTATCATTCTGGGTGATCTGAATACAGCCCACCGCCCCATTGATCACTGGGATGCAGTCAACATG GAATGCTTTGAAGAGGACCCAGGGCGCAAGTGGATGGATGGTTTGCTCAGTAACCTGGGGTGTGAGAGTGGCTCCCACATGGGACCCTTCATCGATAGCTACCGCTGCTTCCAGCCAAAGCAGAAGGGGGCCTTCACCTGTTGGTCAACAGTCAGTGGTGCCCGCCATTTGAACTATGGCTCCCGGCTTGACTACGTGTTGGGGGATAGGACCCTGGTCATAGACACCTTTCAGTCTTCCTTCTTGCTGCCTGAGGTGATGGGCTCTGATCACTGCCCTGTGGGTGCAGTCTTAAGCGTGTCCTCTGTGCCAGCAAAACAGTGCCCACCTCTGTGCACCTGCTTCCTCCCTGAGTTTGCAGGTACCCAACTCAAGATCCTACGATTCCTGGTTCACTTCAAACAAGATCCTGTGTTCAAGCAGTCAGCACTTCAGCCCAGCAATCAAACACAGGTACACATGCGCCAAAACAAAGCCCGTGTGCGCTCAACTAGGTCCCGGCCAAGTAAAACTGGCTCCAGTAGAGGCCAAAAAAACCTGATGAGCTACTTCCAGCCATCCTCCAGTGGCCCCCAAACTTCTAACTTGGATCTTCCTAGCCTGGGCACCCTTATAACCCCAAAGACCTCAGAAGAGGATGTGATGGCCAATGTGGTGGAGGGGCAGACCAAGGCTTCAGAGGCCAAGGATGAAAAGGAGATACGGACCTCATTCTGGAAGTCTCTGCTGGGGGGACCCTCGCCCATGCCCCTCTGTGGGGGACACAGGGAGCCATGTGTAATGCGAACTGTAAAGAAGCCAGGACCCAACCTGGGCCGCCACTTCTACATGTGTGCCAGGCCCCAGGGTCCTCCCACTGACCCCTCTTCCCGCTGCAATTTCTTCCTCTGGAGCAGGCCCAGCTGA